A genomic stretch from Helianthus annuus cultivar XRQ/B chromosome 1, HanXRQr2.0-SUNRISE, whole genome shotgun sequence includes:
- the LOC110878932 gene encoding alcohol dehydrogenase 1 isoform X2, translated as MPSDNFHPCISFHTPIFNTMTSKIPHVITCKAAVVREAGGAIVVEEIKVDPPKAMEVRIKTLCASICHTDILCCNGMPIPLFPRIPGHEGVGMVESIGEDVGTWLKPGDIVMPLYLGECGECLNCKSGKTNICNVHPINLNGLMRDGTSRMSMAVTGETAYHVFSCATWSEYTVIDVNYVIKAIKGAQMQGASTIIGVDINEKKATIGKAFGMTDFINPQNHPDKSVSDLVKEMTNGLGVDYSFECTGVAPLLNEALEASKIGIGTTVAIGVGMEMNWGIRNITLLSGRTLKGSLMGGIKTQSDLPVILDKCINKEIEMDKLLTHEIRLENIKEAFEILKKHECLKILINF; from the exons aTGCCATCAGATAACTTCCATCCTTGTATATCTTTTCACACTCCCATCTTCAACACTATGACATCCAAGATCCCACATgttattacttgcaaag CCGCCGTGGTAAGGGAGGCGGGTGGAGCAATCGTTGTGGAGGAGATAAAGGTGGACCCACCAAAAGCGATGGAAGTTAGGATCAAGACGTTGTGTGCGAGTATATGCCATACTGACATCCTATGTTGCAATGGGATGCCTATT CCTTTGTTTCCGCGTATTCCTGGACACGAAGGTGTAGG GATGGTTGAGAGCATTGGAGAAGACGTGGGGACGTGGCTCAAACCTGGGGACATAGTGATGCCGCTCTATTTAGGCGAATGTGGTGAATGCTTGAATTGCAAATCTGGAAAGACTAACATTTGTAATGTTCACCCAATTAACTTGAATGGTCTCATGCGTGACGGCACTTCAAGAATGTCTATGGCGGTAACCGGAGAAACCGCCTACCACGTCTTTAGTTGCGCCACATGGTCTGAGTACACGGTCATTGATGTCAACTACGTTATTAAG GCAATTAAAGGAGCACAAATGCAAGGGGCGTCTACGATCATAGGCGTGGACATAAATGAAAAGAAAGCAACAATAGGAAAGGCTTTTGGGATGACCGATTTCATCAACCCTCAAAACCATCCCGATAAATCGGTGTCGGATTTGGTGAAAGAAATGACAAACGGGTTAGGTGTCGACTACTCCTTCGAGTGCACCGGAGTCGCACCCTTGTTGAATGAAGCCCTCGAGGCCTCTAAAATT GGGATAGGCACAACTGTAGCTATTGGAGTTGGGATGGAGATGAACTGGGGCATAAGAAACATAACCTTATTGAGTGGTCGGACTTTGAAGGGTTCACTAATGGGTGGTATTAAAACCCAATCTGATCTTCCTGTTATACTCGACAAATGTATCAATAAG GAGATAGAGATGGATAAGCTTTTGACACACGAAATACGATTGGAAAATATAAAGGAAGCATTCGAGATATTGAAGAAGCATGAGTGCCTCAAGATTCTTATCAACTTTTGA
- the LOC110878932 gene encoding alcohol dehydrogenase 1 isoform X1, which yields MPSDNFHPCISFHTPIFNTMTSKIPHVITCKAAVVREAGGAIVVEEIKVDPPKAMEVRIKTLCASICHTDILCCNGMPIPLFPRIPGHEGVGMVESIGEDVGTWLKPGDIVMPLYLGECGECLNCKSGKTNICNVHPINLNGLMRDGTSRMSMAVTGETAYHVFSCATWSEYTVIDVNYVIKVDPRVPLPHASFLSCGFTTGLGAPWKEATVTKGSSVAVFGLGVVGLGAIKGAQMQGASTIIGVDINEKKATIGKAFGMTDFINPQNHPDKSVSDLVKEMTNGLGVDYSFECTGVAPLLNEALEASKIGIGTTVAIGVGMEMNWGIRNITLLSGRTLKGSLMGGIKTQSDLPVILDKCINKEIEMDKLLTHEIRLENIKEAFEILKKHECLKILINF from the exons aTGCCATCAGATAACTTCCATCCTTGTATATCTTTTCACACTCCCATCTTCAACACTATGACATCCAAGATCCCACATgttattacttgcaaag CCGCCGTGGTAAGGGAGGCGGGTGGAGCAATCGTTGTGGAGGAGATAAAGGTGGACCCACCAAAAGCGATGGAAGTTAGGATCAAGACGTTGTGTGCGAGTATATGCCATACTGACATCCTATGTTGCAATGGGATGCCTATT CCTTTGTTTCCGCGTATTCCTGGACACGAAGGTGTAGG GATGGTTGAGAGCATTGGAGAAGACGTGGGGACGTGGCTCAAACCTGGGGACATAGTGATGCCGCTCTATTTAGGCGAATGTGGTGAATGCTTGAATTGCAAATCTGGAAAGACTAACATTTGTAATGTTCACCCAATTAACTTGAATGGTCTCATGCGTGACGGCACTTCAAGAATGTCTATGGCGGTAACCGGAGAAACCGCCTACCACGTCTTTAGTTGCGCCACATGGTCTGAGTACACGGTCATTGATGTCAACTACGTTATTAAGGTTGACCCTAGGGTGCCTCTTCCACATGCTAGTTTCCTCTCATGTGGCTTCACAACGGGCCTTGGTGCACCATGGAAGGAAGCCACGGTCACTAAGGGTTCTTCGGTTGCGGTTTTTGGCCTTGGTGTTGTTGGTCTTGGG GCAATTAAAGGAGCACAAATGCAAGGGGCGTCTACGATCATAGGCGTGGACATAAATGAAAAGAAAGCAACAATAGGAAAGGCTTTTGGGATGACCGATTTCATCAACCCTCAAAACCATCCCGATAAATCGGTGTCGGATTTGGTGAAAGAAATGACAAACGGGTTAGGTGTCGACTACTCCTTCGAGTGCACCGGAGTCGCACCCTTGTTGAATGAAGCCCTCGAGGCCTCTAAAATT GGGATAGGCACAACTGTAGCTATTGGAGTTGGGATGGAGATGAACTGGGGCATAAGAAACATAACCTTATTGAGTGGTCGGACTTTGAAGGGTTCACTAATGGGTGGTATTAAAACCCAATCTGATCTTCCTGTTATACTCGACAAATGTATCAATAAG GAGATAGAGATGGATAAGCTTTTGACACACGAAATACGATTGGAAAATATAAAGGAAGCATTCGAGATATTGAAGAAGCATGAGTGCCTCAAGATTCTTATCAACTTTTGA